Genomic DNA from Pleurodeles waltl isolate 20211129_DDA chromosome 1_2, aPleWal1.hap1.20221129, whole genome shotgun sequence:
TATTTACTACATAATGACAGAATCCTGCACCCAAAATCCTTCTTCTCATCGTTTGCGTTTCTAAAAGTGAACACCCTATCCAGGAAGATGATAACAAAGAAAAGGGTGCGTTACCAAGTGAAGGGAAATACTGTAAAACAAAGTCTTGCTCTCTAAAGAACAAAAAGCTTACATGGGGAACATACGAAGAGACGAGGTGCAGGATGATCCTATGCTGAAACGTTCTAAACAAATGTATGTTCACAGGATAAGAACCCCCAGGTCCAAGCCTTCTGGCACATGCGATTGTTACAAGAAAAAAGCAGTGTCAGCAGTCTAATGTCCACTGAATAGAGAGGTTCAAAGGTCAGGTCTTTTAAGCGCTTTCAGCACTACAAGGAGATTCCAAGAAGGAAGCACAAGCTCTGTGGGAGGTCGAGTGTAATTAAACCACCTAAAATAATGGACTAAACCCTTGATATCTGAAAGGGTTCCTCGTGACCTCCTGATGGGCATCTAATGGATCTTAAGGTCTTAAGTCTTAACTGCAAACCATCCTGAAGGAGCGAAAGATACAGACTAAATTGACCACTAACTGTGGTTAAAGTGCTTTAATCCACACCATTTGGTGATAGTATTCCAGCAATTAGAATACAATATTCTAACATCATGCCATTCTTGAACCCTGCAGTGTAGTACCTAACTGATCCGAAAGACCCCTCCTTAATACAACcatctccacctcccagccgtCATTTGAAACTTTGCCAGTGTACCCTAATGGGGGATTAGAAAAGTCAGAGGGGAAGGGGATGTGGGAAACACCTTCTCTCGATTAATCTTCATCCATATTAGAAGAGGATACCAGCATGAATCAGGTCAGACTGAAGTGATCAAAATCTCTGAAGCCTTCTGTCTCTTCACTATAGTCAATAGCTTTAGGATCaggtgaaagggcaagaatgcagggACAAGGCCTGGGGCCAAGGACAGAAAAGACCATCCATGTCTGCTTCCCCcacttggctttttgtcattttggggtcaaattttactctatttttctaattcggtttaggatttttattgtttttcatttcgACATCATACCTTTTTTGATACTGTATAAGTAATTTATACATTGCCCTAAGCTaaggctgtctgctctgtgccacagctaacaGGTAGTTTACCTCTGCTTAATAAAGTGACTTTGAGAGTTCATTCTGAAAGGGGTTGTGATTATCGCTTGAGGTAAATATTTACCCATCCCAAATAATGATCCAATTTCTTTCAGTCTCAAAAATCATTCAATGCCACAATAAAAGTCTATTAAATAAAATGAACTATTCTGTTGGtgtactccttgtgaaagagcagaatatcATTACTAACTGTAAAGTTGGCCAATAGATGATTCTGGCTCACCCACTGCCCattctgtatgctgtagtgggaggTAGGAAAATATGAATGACAGACAAAGAGCACCTTTCACATATGCAATATTCATTCTGAATCAGTGCTTTTCAAATGAATAATGCCAGTTGCATTAAGATTGACTAAACTAATTAATTATCTGTTCTCCAGTACCTTCAAAATGAGGCTACCTACTATGCAGTTTACAGCTGACTCGGAACTGTGGAAGTACCAAACTTTAAGAAGTAAATTGTAAAGGCAAAAATAGACTAATGATTAAGCAACATGAGGATATATCTTTGTATCACCAGCCTAATAGACATATCTGCTACAGCAATATAGTTAAAGATAACTGTAAAATGTACTTACTTCATTGTCATCAACATCCACTTTCAGGAATATTACTTCACTGTACTTGGTGCTGAGTTCCTGCAGAAATGTACAACATTTTGTAATGTATGCCAGTTAATGCATTTAAACCCAtgacaaaaaacacatgcagtaGGTGGATAGTTGTACACCAGAGCACATggtattttattgttttggtgaAAAAGAAAAAGTTTACTCCTTACTACTAAAATTCCCGGATGGGGCCTGTGCTTAACAGCAAAGGAGGGTATTTATAGAAGTTAAACCTAAGATTTAATAGGTGTAAGAGAAGATACTTTTaagaatgtaaataaaaaaaaactttggcaaAGCTAATATGTTAGGCATTGTCTTGCAGGCTTTTGGCTTTATCcatgcttgttttgtcatggcttttggAAAATCTTATTGTTGGGGAGCTGCTAGGCCCTcacaaatatataataataataaacacaaaAAATTGCCATATATTTTGGTCTGAAGAAGCACACATTTCTTTTAAGATCACAGCAATAAAGGGACATCCTGTGGGCAGATGTTCTTCTGTGAAAGGATAGAGTGCTGCTGCTGGGAGTGAAGATAGCCAATGACCCACTGACCATGCTGTAGTGGCCAGGATAAAGTACCCTCTGCCAAAtgatataaggatattgcaagccactaaggagttccatgaccatatagaggaatggaCAAAGtccgagttcctttataaggttatggaatacAGGGGttatttgcaatatccttatgtacacacaATGGCAGTTTATTCCTTGTAATACCTGGTCACACCATTACCAAACCACCTAAAACCTTGATGCATAGCTCTTTTATAAGAAAGACAGAACATATTTGCAAACATGAACAAGAAACATAGAATCTTAGTGTAAAATTAGACACATCAAAAAAGCTGTTACATATCTGttacaaaaagatattagaatcagtttaatgcaagccagtttttttttttttaaagacgcaGTAGtctggaatgtgtagaaacatgcagaaacattCAACGTTTTCTATAATTACCTAagcagtgcaaaaaataaacatgctacCATAAATAGCTCGTTTTTGCTTGTTACAGTACTGCTAGAAAAACAGCAgtagaaagaaaaacaacatttcGTTTTGTTTCTTAAACAGCTGCACTAATTATGCTCTGTGATCTGACCTGTATTTcccttcagctgctggctctgtcaGTAGACATTGTGACATAAGAACTCAACTGtagtaagttattacagttgatttCTGGCATCATAGTTTTTGTAATAGGTGAAATTAGAGATAGGTTTTTATTCAGGGATAACATATATGTTAGTACAAATAAAAGGccatggctaacaccagacctaaaatggTGGCAATTACATATACAAAAGCTGCTGTGTTAAGCACCAATGGTGTTCCTGAAACGTATTTGCTGTGCTGCCTGAAGTACAAATTACATCTGGTTACGTTTATATCCTATTGATCAGTAATCATGTTTGCATGACCATGATTTTTATGTACTATATTCAGTTTTTAGCAGTATGCAGTTCTTCAAGCTGTGGTCTAAAGGATACATCACCCAGTCAGTGAGTGCattcatatagggccagatgtatgaaaatattttgcactcgcaaacggtaaaataggccgtttgcgagtgcaaaatagtggtctgcaatgcatgaaagacaCTCGCAGACCACAAAGATTAaatcgctaaaattgtgatttttagcgttgcgacctggattttgcgaatcgcaatttgcaattcggtaatagcatttgcgatttttaagaaatcgctattaccgaatcgcaaatgtgatatatGGCACTTTGCgggtcggtaatagcgatttcttaaaaatcgctattaccgaatcgcaaagggctgtgatgatacatctggcccatagtgcagaGTTATTATCAGTTGCATTAAAGACTGCTCCTGAAAAGACAGAGATGCCTTAACAGCACCCAAACAtactaaacaaatacatacctcAAACAGAGGTGCGATCCTTCTACAGGGCCCACACCACGATGCAGTGAAGTCAACAATCACCAGTTTACTACCTGCGTTTTTCAGCTCCTCGTCAAACTCTTTCTGCAAGAGAAAAAGAACAATTCTGAAAAAGGGAACACAAAACTGGAAATAAAATCCACAGAAAATTGACATTTTACTACAGAGATGAATTGTGCCGCATACTAACTGTCATTCAATAAATTTGCACAGAGGAGACGAGGTGAGAGGCCTAACTTAGTCAGCCTTTCTGGGACTGCGGCACATGGTGTGGTGTGAAAGAAGCAGACTATACACAGCATAAAGGAGTAATCTCTGCTGTCATTACACCAAAGATCAGCCGGCATTGGTGGTGGAAATGGTAATCTGTTGCTGTTGTCAAAATATAAAACAGCCCCAAAGTCTGGAGCGGAGATGCTCCTATTTTGAGTGAAGATTCTGCTACATTCAACTGTACTGTGCAAAGCTCCTACCTGCACTTGCTGAGAAAAGGACATAAGTTATGCAGTGATGAGTTCACTTCTAATGCGCATGTTGCAGACTAAGTACAGAGTGCCTTTATGGCACCCATCAAATCTCTGGCTGTGATTGAATGGATTCAGTATGTCCCAATGGTAGCCTAGGGTGATCAGACGTTTGTGTTATCAATTGTGGGACTCGAATTTCTGGGAGATTTTATTTAGCT
This window encodes:
- the LOC138300767 gene encoding thioredoxin-like, producing the protein MVKIISSEKEFDEELKNAGSKLVIVDFTASWCGPCRRIAPLFEELSTKYSEVIFLKVDVDDNEAITQRYGVTSMPTFLFIKNCEKVNVCTGADINAVEKRLKAHM